A genomic stretch from Chiloscyllium punctatum isolate Juve2018m chromosome 40, sChiPun1.3, whole genome shotgun sequence includes:
- the LOC140464381 gene encoding guanine nucleotide-binding protein G(I)/G(S)/G(O) subunit gamma-13: MEDWDIPQFKKEVDSLKYQLSYKREMSSKTIPDFVKWIEEGVPNDPFLNPELMKNNPWVEKGKCAIL, from the exons ATGGAAGATTGGGACATCCCACAATTCAAGAAGGAAGTGGATAGTCTGAAGTACCAGCTGTCGTACAAAAGGGAGATGTCTTCCAAAACAATCCCTGA CTTTGTGAAGTGGATAGAAGAGGGAGTGCCAAACGACCCATTCTTAAACCCAGAATTAATGAAGAACAACCCCTGGGTAGAGAAGGGCAAATGTGCTATACTTTGA